In Streptomyces sp. NBC_00414, a single window of DNA contains:
- a CDS encoding TetR/AcrR family transcriptional regulator, whose product MAVGKIDRTLVADTALRLLNEVGLNGLSLRVIAKELDVKAPALYWHFKDKQALLDEMATQMYRRMIAGTSIPPDTDWRERLLMANRGLRAALLSYRDGAKVFSGSRFTGTEHAAQMEENLRALVDAGFTLRQAVRAFTTAYLYTLGFVTEEQGVYPLPGERREGYDVDARAEMLADHPLSAAAGSAIFEGYDEGFEEGLMLLLAGIEARRGTD is encoded by the coding sequence GTGGCTGTAGGGAAGATCGACCGAACACTGGTGGCCGACACGGCGCTGCGTCTGCTGAACGAGGTCGGGCTCAACGGCCTCAGCCTCCGGGTCATCGCCAAGGAGCTGGACGTCAAGGCGCCCGCCCTCTACTGGCACTTCAAGGACAAGCAGGCGCTGCTGGACGAGATGGCGACGCAGATGTACCGGCGGATGATCGCCGGTACCTCGATCCCGCCGGACACGGACTGGCGCGAGCGGCTCCTGATGGCCAACCGCGGTCTGCGCGCGGCGCTGCTGAGCTATCGCGACGGGGCCAAGGTCTTCAGCGGTTCCCGCTTCACCGGCACCGAGCACGCCGCCCAGATGGAGGAGAACCTGCGGGCCCTCGTGGACGCCGGGTTCACCCTCCGGCAGGCGGTACGCGCCTTCACCACCGCGTACCTGTACACGCTGGGCTTCGTCACCGAGGAGCAGGGCGTGTATCCCCTGCCGGGCGAGCGCCGCGAGGGGTACGACGTGGACGCGCGGGCCGAGATGCTCGCCGACCACCCCCTGTCGGCCGCCGCGGGCTCAGCCATCTTCGAGGGGTACGACGAGGGATTCGAGGAGGGGCTCATGCTGCTGCTGGCCGGGATCGAGGCACGCCGTGGAACCGACTGA
- a CDS encoding L,D-transpeptidase family protein — MRTSGVLRSSGVWRSAAAATVLAALVAVSGCTIQPAGPPGTSPAATPPSAGASSPAGRSPGDAKPPSSAGQPASEVLWSPGDRGKDVRELQARLREVLWLYEGPTGTYDASTVYAVKGFQGKRGLPRTGTTDSVTWQRLLGMTHEPGKWDLYASGGQPAAKPDPRCMTGRVLCISKTSRTLRWMIDGRTVSTMAVRFGTEYTPTREGVFNVYFKSRHHVSTLYDSPMPYAMFFSGGQAVHYSADFAGTGYYGGSHGCVNVRDEGKIAALFSQVRNGDKVVVYW; from the coding sequence ATGCGTACATCAGGTGTGTTGCGTTCGTCAGGTGTGTGGAGATCAGCCGCGGCGGCGACGGTGCTGGCGGCACTCGTCGCGGTGAGCGGGTGCACCATCCAGCCGGCCGGCCCACCGGGCACGTCACCGGCCGCCACGCCGCCGTCCGCCGGTGCGTCGTCACCGGCCGGCCGCTCCCCCGGCGACGCCAAGCCGCCGAGTTCCGCCGGGCAGCCCGCGTCCGAGGTCCTGTGGTCGCCGGGCGACCGGGGCAAAGACGTACGGGAGTTGCAGGCCCGGCTGCGCGAGGTCCTGTGGCTCTACGAGGGGCCGACGGGGACGTACGACGCCTCGACGGTCTACGCCGTCAAGGGTTTCCAGGGCAAGCGCGGCCTGCCGAGGACCGGCACCACGGACTCGGTGACCTGGCAGCGGCTGCTGGGGATGACGCACGAACCGGGCAAGTGGGATCTGTACGCGTCCGGCGGCCAGCCGGCCGCGAAGCCGGACCCGCGCTGTATGACGGGCCGGGTGCTGTGCATCAGCAAGACCAGCCGCACCCTGCGCTGGATGATCGACGGCCGGACGGTCTCGACGATGGCGGTGCGCTTCGGCACGGAGTACACACCCACCCGAGAAGGTGTCTTCAACGTCTACTTCAAGTCGCGCCATCATGTGTCGACGCTCTACGACTCGCCCATGCCGTACGCGATGTTCTTCAGTGGCGGCCAGGCGGTCCACTACTCCGCGGACTTCGCGGGGACGGGCTACTACGGGGGCTCGCACGGCTGTGTGAACGTACGGGACGAGGGGAAGATCGCGGCGCTGTTCTCGCAGGTGAGGAACGGCGACAAGGTCGTCGTCTACTGGTGA
- the leuE gene encoding leucine efflux protein LeuE — MLGVTDLPTYLVGLVLIVLLPGPNSLYVLSVAARRGVRTGYQASAGVWCGDAVLMTLSAAGVASLLQTNALVFGIVKYAGAGYLTWLAFGMLRAAWEMWRTRRERGEAEEAAPPAVEERPFRRALVISLFNPKAILFFVAFFVQFVDPGYAYPAVSFVVLGAFAQVASFLYLSALIFGGTKLAAAFRRRRRLSAGATSAAGALFLGFAVKLSLAGSV, encoded by the coding sequence ATGCTTGGCGTAACGGATCTCCCCACCTATCTCGTGGGTCTCGTGCTGATCGTCCTGTTGCCGGGGCCGAACTCGCTCTACGTGCTGTCCGTCGCCGCGCGACGGGGCGTCAGGACCGGCTATCAGGCCTCCGCCGGGGTCTGGTGCGGTGACGCGGTGCTGATGACGCTGTCCGCGGCCGGTGTCGCGTCCCTGCTGCAGACCAACGCCCTGGTGTTCGGGATCGTGAAGTACGCGGGCGCCGGATATCTGACCTGGCTGGCCTTCGGGATGCTGCGGGCCGCGTGGGAGATGTGGCGGACCCGGCGGGAGCGGGGCGAAGCCGAGGAGGCAGCCCCGCCGGCCGTCGAGGAGCGGCCCTTCCGGCGGGCACTCGTCATCAGTCTGTTCAACCCGAAGGCGATCCTGTTCTTCGTGGCCTTCTTCGTGCAGTTCGTGGACCCGGGCTACGCGTATCCGGCCGTCTCCTTCGTCGTGCTCGGTGCCTTCGCCCAGGTGGCGAGCTTCCTGTACCTCAGCGCGCTGATATTCGGCGGGACGAAGCTCGCCGCCGCCTTCCGGCGGCGCAGGAGGCTGTCCGCGGGGGCCACCTCCGCCGCCGGCGCCCTCTTCCTGGGCTTCGCCGTCAAGCTGTCCCTCGCCGGCTCCGTCTAG
- a CDS encoding RNA polymerase sigma factor — protein MGQGGESRGVRSSDGDLGVAVARAQQGDEDAFAVAYRIVQPGLLGYLRGLVGGEAEDVASEAWLEIARDLGRFRGDGAGFRGWTATIARHRALDHLRRQKVRPRASELEHDMLDLPAAQSTDDQALESLGTQYALELLSTLPRDQAEAVLLRVVVGLDGPAAGRVLGKRPGAVRTAAYRGLKRLGHRLDAEGVTEDGPRTLGESG, from the coding sequence TTGGGCCAGGGAGGGGAGTCCCGCGGCGTGCGGTCGTCCGACGGGGACCTGGGCGTGGCCGTCGCGCGGGCCCAGCAGGGGGACGAGGACGCCTTCGCGGTCGCGTACCGGATCGTGCAGCCCGGACTGCTCGGGTATCTGCGGGGCCTGGTCGGCGGCGAGGCGGAGGACGTGGCCTCGGAAGCGTGGCTGGAGATCGCCCGGGATCTGGGGCGGTTCCGCGGGGACGGGGCGGGGTTCCGCGGCTGGACCGCGACCATCGCCCGGCACCGGGCACTCGATCATCTGAGGCGGCAGAAGGTACGGCCGCGGGCGTCCGAACTCGAACACGACATGCTCGACCTGCCCGCCGCGCAGAGCACGGACGACCAGGCCCTGGAGTCCCTCGGCACGCAGTACGCCCTCGAACTCCTGTCGACCCTGCCGCGCGACCAGGCCGAGGCCGTACTGCTGCGGGTCGTCGTCGGTCTCGACGGCCCCGCGGCCGGGCGGGTCCTCGGCAAACGCCCCGGCGCGGTACGTACCGCCGCGTACCGGGGCCTGAAGCGGCTGGGCCACCGGCTCGACGCCGAGGGTGTGACGGAAGACGGGCCCCGGACGCTGGGGGAGTCGGGATGA
- a CDS encoding FAD-dependent oxidoreductase produces MELNDVKEMPAVNAVVDTAVNSVVDTAAVPAETDVLIVGAGPTGLALALDLARRGVRALVVERSATLFPGSRGKGIQPRTQEVFDDFGVLDALRAGGGTYPVGMIWKDGRRQGEHRMFDEVEATEAEPYAGFALMVPQWRTQEILFARLAELGGGVAFGRELAGLAQDADGVTASFTSGTPVRARYAVAADGGRSVVRRALGIGMTGETVDPAPALVADIRVTGLDRDNWHFFPPTDTTDDEGGGKGAGRNGRGLQGGFLGICPLPHTEDFQLAAGFADPSAEPDLSLDGIRKLVATRTHLSADDVTEVRWASDFRPRAAMADRFRDGRVFLAGDAAHVHSPAGGQGLNTSVQDAYNLGWKLAAVLRGSAPAALLDSYEAERMPVAAQMLGLSTGVHRGEVRRGAATQQLGLGYRDSALAVETRPDLPEGALRAGDRAPDGTRAGIRLFDAFRGPHWTLLTVGTDTEVPDLPGTRTVRFPAYEAYGTGVFLVRPDGYVGWAGESARGLAEYAALVGVSAQAPS; encoded by the coding sequence ATGGAACTTAACGACGTTAAGGAGATGCCCGCCGTGAATGCTGTCGTGGACACTGCCGTGAACTCTGTCGTGGACACCGCCGCCGTACCGGCCGAGACCGATGTGCTGATCGTGGGCGCCGGGCCCACCGGACTGGCCCTCGCGCTCGACCTCGCCCGGCGCGGCGTGCGCGCCCTCGTCGTCGAGCGGTCCGCCACCCTCTTCCCGGGCTCGCGGGGCAAGGGGATCCAGCCACGCACGCAGGAGGTCTTCGACGACTTCGGCGTGCTGGACGCGCTCCGGGCGGGGGGCGGCACGTACCCCGTCGGGATGATCTGGAAGGACGGCAGGCGGCAGGGCGAGCACCGCATGTTCGACGAGGTGGAGGCGACGGAGGCCGAGCCGTACGCGGGCTTCGCGCTGATGGTGCCGCAGTGGCGGACGCAGGAGATCCTGTTCGCGCGGCTGGCCGAGCTGGGCGGCGGCGTCGCCTTCGGCCGGGAGCTGGCGGGCCTCGCCCAGGACGCCGACGGCGTGACGGCGAGCTTCACGTCCGGCACCCCGGTGCGCGCCCGCTATGCCGTCGCCGCGGACGGCGGCCGGTCCGTCGTACGGCGCGCGCTGGGCATCGGCATGACCGGCGAGACCGTGGACCCGGCTCCGGCACTGGTCGCGGACATCCGCGTCACCGGCCTCGACCGCGACAACTGGCACTTCTTCCCGCCCACCGACACCACCGACGACGAGGGCGGCGGCAAGGGTGCCGGCAGGAACGGCCGGGGGCTCCAGGGCGGCTTCCTGGGGATCTGCCCCCTGCCCCACACCGAGGACTTCCAGCTGGCGGCCGGCTTCGCGGACCCGTCCGCCGAACCGGACCTGTCCCTCGACGGCATCCGCAAGCTGGTCGCCACCCGGACGCACCTGTCCGCGGACGACGTGACCGAGGTCCGCTGGGCCTCCGACTTCCGGCCGCGTGCCGCGATGGCGGACCGGTTCCGGGACGGGCGGGTCTTCCTGGCGGGCGACGCGGCGCACGTCCACTCGCCCGCGGGCGGCCAGGGCCTCAACACCAGCGTCCAGGACGCCTACAACCTGGGCTGGAAGCTCGCGGCCGTGCTGCGGGGGTCCGCTCCGGCCGCCCTCCTCGACTCGTACGAGGCGGAGCGGATGCCCGTCGCCGCGCAGATGCTGGGCCTGTCCACCGGTGTCCACCGCGGCGAGGTGCGGCGCGGTGCGGCCACCCAGCAACTCGGCCTCGGCTACCGGGACTCGGCGCTCGCGGTGGAGACCCGCCCGGACCTGCCCGAGGGGGCCCTGCGCGCGGGCGACCGCGCACCGGACGGCACCCGGGCCGGGATCCGCCTCTTCGACGCCTTCCGGGGCCCGCACTGGACACTGCTCACGGTCGGCACGGACACCGAGGTGCCGGACCTCCCCGGCACCCGCACGGTCCGCTTCCCCGCCTACGAGGCGTACGGGACCGGGGTGTTCCTCGTCCGCCCCGACGGTTACGTGGGCTGGGCGGGCGAGTCGGCGCGGGGCCTCGCGGAGTACGCGGCGCTCGTGGGCGTCAGCGCCCAGGCCCCGTCCTGA
- a CDS encoding alpha-2,8-polysialyltransferase family protein: protein MTTQIFMASTLYGTATLAAAVDSGCFRPADRRILLVSNNSATPETTPGVDEMPGFTQLRGRFDDVISWNETISPFHPGGWAPRLDDVPLWERHLRLAWGLGDDDVELTVESIQVNPALGLTQIFTGAPVTVYADGLMSYGPTRSKIDPLVGTRIDRLLHLDLVPGLTPLLLTEFGVEPEIVPTTTFTDVLTELVKTGDDLPAIDEPALLLGQYLSALGILTAEEEEDLHVRMLKGAVELGHERLVFKPHPSAPARWSRALEKEAERIGADLTVLDTPVLAEVLYQRMRPALVVGCFSTALLTASALYGLPVARIGTGPLLERLTPYENSNRVPVTIVDALLPELTDRAAVLEQREGMTADELSELVRAVGFAMQPKIYPDTRPDAEQYLTRRLNTHTWRYFKRRRLTSLGLPGAVPAQLAFIPRNATVRRVAKRARSLKRATLG, encoded by the coding sequence GTGACGACCCAGATCTTCATGGCGTCGACGCTGTACGGCACGGCGACGCTCGCCGCGGCCGTCGACTCCGGCTGCTTCCGGCCCGCGGACCGCCGCATCCTGCTCGTCTCCAACAACTCGGCGACGCCCGAGACGACACCCGGCGTCGACGAGATGCCCGGCTTCACGCAACTGCGCGGCCGGTTCGACGACGTGATCTCGTGGAACGAGACCATCTCTCCCTTCCACCCCGGCGGTTGGGCCCCGCGGCTCGACGACGTACCCCTGTGGGAGCGGCATCTGCGGCTCGCCTGGGGGCTCGGTGACGACGACGTGGAACTGACCGTCGAGTCGATCCAGGTGAACCCCGCGCTCGGCCTCACCCAGATCTTCACCGGCGCCCCCGTCACCGTCTACGCCGACGGCCTGATGAGCTACGGCCCGACCCGCAGCAAGATCGACCCGCTGGTCGGCACCCGGATCGACCGGCTCCTCCACCTCGACCTGGTGCCGGGCCTGACTCCGCTGCTGCTCACGGAGTTCGGCGTCGAGCCGGAGATCGTGCCGACCACGACCTTCACCGACGTCCTCACCGAACTCGTCAAGACCGGCGACGACCTGCCGGCCATCGACGAACCGGCCCTGCTGCTCGGCCAGTACCTCTCCGCCCTCGGCATCCTCACCGCAGAGGAGGAGGAGGACCTGCACGTACGGATGCTCAAGGGCGCCGTCGAACTCGGCCACGAGCGGCTGGTGTTCAAGCCGCACCCCAGCGCGCCGGCCCGCTGGTCGCGCGCCCTGGAGAAGGAGGCCGAGCGGATCGGCGCCGACCTCACCGTGCTCGACACCCCGGTCCTCGCCGAGGTGCTCTACCAGCGGATGCGCCCCGCGCTGGTCGTCGGCTGCTTCTCCACCGCACTGCTCACCGCCTCCGCGCTGTACGGCCTCCCGGTCGCCCGCATCGGCACCGGCCCGCTCCTCGAACGCCTCACCCCGTACGAGAACAGCAACCGCGTCCCCGTCACGATCGTGGACGCCCTGCTCCCGGAGCTGACGGACCGCGCGGCGGTCCTTGAGCAGCGCGAGGGCATGACCGCCGACGAACTGTCCGAACTCGTAAGAGCTGTGGGCTTCGCCATGCAGCCCAAGATCTACCCGGACACCCGGCCGGACGCCGAGCAGTACCTGACGCGGCGTCTGAACACCCACACCTGGCGTTACTTCAAGCGGCGACGCCTCACCTCACTGGGACTGCCCGGCGCGGTGCCGGCCCAGCTCGCCTTCATTCCGCGCAACGCGACCGTACGACGTGTGGCCAAGCGCGCCCGATCCCTGAAGAGGGCAACGCTGGGATGA
- a CDS encoding acyltransferase family protein: MSTINSSPAPTAAPAAEAGDSTAVPPRIVPRKHAPRLRALDGLRLIAALMVAAYHYGGRDGEVSEAWGTSPQLQFPTLHTWFAYGCLGVQVFFVISGFVICMSGWGRTLRSFFASRVSRLMPAYWAAVVLVTAVFALPAVAYHAVSPSDALVNMTLLQQPLGADRVLGVCWTLWAEVRFYALFALCVVLPGATRQRVILFCASWTLAAAIAQEARQPLLDLILMPEYAPFFIGGIGLYLVHRDRRDAYAWGIVGVSWLIGQHYAVATLWHAPDPDFFSNRTSTGIVLVVTLGFLAVAAVALGWLSRANWPWLTVAGALTYPFYLVHEHLGWVAIKAYHQSLGLPSYATAALTVVTMLTLAWLLNRYVEDRLTPRLRSALSKPR, translated from the coding sequence ATGAGCACCATCAATTCGTCGCCCGCCCCGACGGCCGCTCCCGCGGCCGAGGCGGGCGACAGCACCGCTGTCCCGCCCCGGATAGTTCCCCGCAAGCACGCGCCGCGGCTGCGCGCGCTCGACGGGCTCCGGCTGATCGCCGCGCTGATGGTCGCCGCGTACCACTACGGCGGCCGGGACGGCGAGGTGAGCGAGGCCTGGGGCACCTCGCCGCAGCTCCAGTTCCCCACGCTGCACACGTGGTTCGCGTACGGCTGCCTGGGCGTGCAGGTCTTCTTCGTGATCAGCGGCTTCGTGATCTGCATGAGCGGCTGGGGGAGGACCCTGCGCTCGTTCTTCGCCTCGCGGGTCTCCCGGCTGATGCCGGCGTACTGGGCGGCGGTCGTCCTCGTCACGGCCGTCTTCGCCCTTCCCGCGGTCGCGTACCACGCCGTCTCCCCCAGCGACGCGCTGGTGAACATGACGCTCCTGCAGCAACCGCTGGGCGCCGACCGGGTGCTCGGCGTCTGCTGGACGCTCTGGGCGGAGGTCCGCTTCTACGCGCTGTTCGCGCTCTGTGTGGTCCTGCCGGGTGCGACGCGGCAGCGCGTCATCCTGTTCTGCGCGAGCTGGACCCTCGCCGCGGCGATCGCCCAGGAGGCGCGGCAGCCGCTGCTCGACCTGATCCTGATGCCCGAGTACGCGCCGTTCTTCATCGGCGGCATCGGCCTCTACCTCGTCCACCGCGACCGGCGCGACGCGTACGCCTGGGGCATCGTGGGCGTCAGCTGGCTGATCGGCCAGCACTACGCGGTGGCGACGCTGTGGCACGCGCCCGATCCGGACTTCTTCTCGAACCGGACCTCGACCGGGATCGTCCTCGTCGTCACCCTCGGCTTCCTGGCGGTCGCCGCGGTGGCGCTGGGCTGGCTGAGCCGGGCGAACTGGCCCTGGCTGACGGTGGCCGGGGCGCTGACGTACCCGTTCTACCTGGTCCACGAGCACCTGGGCTGGGTCGCCATCAAGGCCTACCACCAGAGCCTGGGCCTCCCGTCGTACGCGACCGCGGCGCTGACGGTCGTGACGATGCTGACCCTGGCGTGGCTGCTGAACCGCTACGTCGAGGACCGGTTGACGCCGCGGCTGCGCTCGGCACTGTCGAAACCGCGCTGA
- a CDS encoding glycosyltransferase family 2 protein has product MVKLSVIVPFYNVQQYAPDTLKSLRANARDDFEFILVDDCSRDETPDILARAERELPGAVHVRHEQNGGLATARNTGIDEARGEYLTFLDGDDWLAPGYYEQLLASIEGLGCDFVRTDHVQCTARARTLHRVPHGRRGVVLDPREAILPADRSTSVDYAYAWAGIYHRRLADRGLLHFTDGLRTAEDRPWIWKLHREAESFATVGLLGVFYRRGVASSLTQIGDVRQLDFIRAFDQVVSETAQDRDADKLLPKAVRTYCAIISHHLGSIERFEPPVARKLKSMSAVALRRMPQDVLDDALDSMDIQRATRLRRLRRRPAAAGVSA; this is encoded by the coding sequence GTGGTCAAGCTCTCCGTCATCGTGCCGTTCTACAACGTGCAGCAATATGCGCCCGACACCCTGAAAAGTCTGCGTGCGAACGCACGCGACGACTTCGAGTTCATTCTCGTCGACGACTGTTCCCGCGACGAGACGCCGGACATCCTCGCGCGCGCGGAGCGCGAGCTCCCGGGCGCGGTGCATGTCAGACACGAGCAGAACGGGGGGCTGGCCACCGCGCGCAACACAGGCATCGACGAGGCGCGTGGCGAGTACCTCACGTTCCTCGACGGGGACGACTGGCTCGCCCCCGGCTACTACGAGCAACTGCTCGCCTCCATAGAGGGGCTGGGCTGCGACTTCGTGCGCACGGACCATGTCCAGTGCACCGCGCGGGCCCGCACCCTCCACCGTGTGCCGCACGGCAGGCGCGGTGTCGTACTGGATCCGCGCGAGGCGATCCTGCCCGCCGACCGCTCCACCTCCGTCGACTACGCGTACGCGTGGGCCGGCATCTACCACCGCCGGCTGGCCGACCGGGGCCTGCTGCACTTCACCGACGGGCTGCGCACGGCCGAGGACCGGCCGTGGATCTGGAAGCTGCACCGGGAGGCGGAATCGTTCGCCACGGTGGGCCTGCTCGGCGTGTTCTACCGGCGCGGTGTCGCCTCGTCACTGACGCAGATCGGTGACGTACGGCAGCTGGATTTCATTCGCGCGTTCGACCAGGTGGTAAGTGAGACGGCACAGGACCGGGACGCGGATAAACTCCTGCCGAAGGCCGTGCGGACCTACTGTGCGATTATTTCCCATCATCTGGGATCCATCGAAAGGTTCGAGCCGCCCGTGGCACGGAAACTGAAGTCGATGAGTGCCGTCGCATTGCGGCGTATGCCGCAGGACGTCCTCGATGACGCCCTCGACTCCATGGACATACAGCGCGCGACGCGACTGCGTCGGCTGCGCCGTCGTCCGGCCGCCGCGGGGGTGTCCGCGTGA
- a CDS encoding RNA polymerase sigma factor, with protein sequence MLGDDAELTAAVLAAQYGDETAFRTVYRAVHPRLLGYVRTLVGDPDAEDVTSEAWLQIARDLERFSGDADRFRGWAARIARNRALDHIRMRGRRPATGGDESELTGRAAESDTAGEAIEALATGHTLSLIAQLPQDQAEAVVLRVVVGLDAKTAADTLGKRPGAVRTAAHRGLKRLAELLGADPETADPESVGSLASVPQQRPPHTEPRTRAVTSAGVTHTPSRTQKDM encoded by the coding sequence GTGCTGGGGGACGACGCGGAGCTGACCGCCGCGGTGCTTGCCGCACAGTACGGGGACGAGACCGCGTTCCGGACTGTGTACCGAGCCGTGCATCCACGGCTTCTGGGGTATGTGCGGACGCTGGTCGGTGACCCGGACGCCGAGGACGTGACGTCCGAGGCCTGGCTGCAGATCGCCCGGGACCTGGAACGGTTCAGCGGGGACGCCGACCGGTTCCGCGGCTGGGCGGCCCGGATAGCCCGCAACCGCGCACTCGACCACATACGCATGCGCGGCCGGCGCCCCGCGACGGGCGGCGACGAGAGCGAACTCACCGGCAGGGCGGCCGAGTCCGACACCGCGGGCGAGGCCATCGAGGCGCTCGCCACGGGCCACACCCTCTCCCTCATCGCCCAGCTCCCGCAGGACCAGGCGGAAGCCGTCGTGCTGCGCGTCGTCGTCGGCCTCGACGCCAAGACCGCCGCGGACACCCTCGGCAAACGGCCCGGCGCCGTCCGCACGGCGGCGCACCGCGGGCTGAAACGCCTCGCGGAACTGCTCGGCGCGGATCCGGAGACGGCCGATCCGGAATCTGTGGGCTCCCTGGCCTCCGTACCCCAGCAGAGACCCCCGCACACAGAGCCGCGTACCCGCGCGGTGACGTCCGCCGGTGTGACGCATACGCCTTCGCGGACGCAGAAGGACATGTGA